Proteins from a genomic interval of Xanthomonas sp. AM6:
- a CDS encoding ABC transporter permease: MPIRPILSSLRKHKIAALLIVLEIAFSCAVVCNALFLIGTRLQNMQRPTGVAEAQLVYVKVSSVLGSDDAAALTRADLDALRRIPGVRNASVINQPLFGSSIGTSGVSLGPDQQRATLAATNYFGDAQLLDTLGLKLVAGRRFNADEFLDHARLMDPNDGAVVPSVILSRALAERLFPGQSAIGKSIYVYGQQRVVGVVERLVQPRDYGSASDYQSTMLFPVNMPYTRGTYVLRVDDPARREAVQQQARKVLLAHGPRRMIRDKRSVSFEQARATYYRNDRAMAWLLAGVCVMLLLVTALGIVGLASFWVQQRTKQIGVRRALGATRGQILRYFQLENFLLAGAGIALGMLLAYAANLYLMSAYELERLPLWYLPVGALTLWLLGQLAVLGPARRATRVPPAVATRSA; encoded by the coding sequence GATCGGCACGCGCCTGCAGAACATGCAGCGCCCGACCGGGGTGGCGGAAGCGCAGCTGGTCTACGTCAAGGTGAGCAGCGTGCTCGGCAGCGACGATGCCGCCGCGCTCACCCGCGCGGACCTGGACGCGCTGCGGCGCATTCCCGGCGTCCGCAACGCCAGCGTCATCAACCAGCCGCTGTTCGGCAGCTCGATCGGCACCAGCGGCGTTTCGCTCGGCCCGGACCAGCAACGCGCCACCTTGGCCGCCACCAACTACTTCGGCGACGCGCAGCTGCTGGACACGCTGGGACTGAAGCTGGTCGCCGGCCGCCGCTTCAACGCCGACGAATTCCTCGACCACGCACGGTTGATGGATCCCAACGACGGCGCCGTCGTGCCCTCGGTGATCCTGAGCCGGGCGCTGGCCGAACGCCTGTTCCCCGGCCAGTCGGCGATCGGCAAATCGATCTACGTGTACGGCCAGCAGCGGGTCGTGGGCGTGGTCGAACGCCTGGTGCAGCCGCGCGACTACGGCTCGGCCAGCGATTACCAGAGCACGATGCTGTTCCCGGTGAACATGCCCTACACCCGCGGCACCTACGTGCTGCGCGTGGACGATCCGGCGCGGCGCGAGGCGGTGCAGCAGCAGGCGCGCAAAGTGCTGCTGGCGCACGGCCCGCGGCGCATGATCCGCGACAAGAGGAGCGTGTCCTTCGAGCAGGCGCGCGCGACCTACTACCGCAACGACCGCGCGATGGCCTGGCTGCTGGCCGGAGTCTGCGTGATGTTGCTGCTGGTCACCGCGCTGGGCATCGTCGGCCTGGCCAGCTTCTGGGTGCAGCAGCGCACCAAGCAGATCGGCGTGCGCCGCGCGCTCGGCGCCACCCGCGGCCAGATCCTGCGCTACTTCCAGCTGGAGAATTTCCTGCTCGCCGGCGCCGGCATCGCCCTGGGCATGCTGCTGGCCTATGCCGCCAACCTGTACCTGATGAGCGCCTACGAACTGGAACGCCTGCCGCTGTGGTACCTGCCGGTGGGCGCGCTGACGCTGTGGCTGCTCGGCCAGCTCGCGGTCCTGGGCCCGGCGCGGCGCGCCACCCGCGTGCCGCCGGCGGTGGCCACGCGCAGTGCCTGA
- a CDS encoding ABC transporter permease has product MLHYSLMMAWRSLLRTPIATALMVLAIGLGIGASMTMLTVLHVMARDPLPGKSGVLYTPHLDPLPADAPENQEWGDPADNLTWPDAMALLRADRATHQAAMAGGQTLLWPPRATTPPLDLSGRYASAEFFALFGVPLQRGHGWSASDDQNHARVVVLSHTLAVTLFGARDPIGQRIALGEQRIGFQVIGVAGKWNPQPLFYADPNSKGGFGQQDDFFLPLSTAMELGLDTSNSVSSWEASNGSGQARLKNPSTSWLQFWVQLDTPQQVAAYQRFLYDYAATQHASGRFQRPPQRARLYVLMDWLRHLRMVPDDVRLQTVLALGFLWVCLVNVIALLLAKFLRRGSEIGVRRALGARRSHVLLQLGSEAALIGLLGGVLGIAIAELGLWSVRQRPDDYARLAQMDLPMLLATVALAVIAAVLAGLLPAWRASRINPALQIKDV; this is encoded by the coding sequence ATGCTGCACTACTCCCTGATGATGGCCTGGCGCAGTCTGCTGCGCACGCCGATCGCCACCGCGCTGATGGTGCTGGCGATCGGCCTGGGCATCGGCGCCAGCATGACCATGCTGACGGTGCTGCACGTGATGGCGCGCGATCCGCTGCCAGGCAAGAGCGGCGTGCTCTACACCCCGCACCTGGATCCGTTGCCGGCCGACGCTCCCGAAAACCAGGAGTGGGGCGACCCGGCGGACAACCTCACCTGGCCCGACGCCATGGCCTTGTTGCGTGCCGACCGCGCCACGCACCAGGCGGCGATGGCGGGCGGACAGACGCTGCTGTGGCCGCCGCGCGCGACCACCCCGCCGCTCGACCTGAGCGGCCGCTATGCCAGCGCGGAGTTCTTCGCCCTGTTCGGTGTGCCGCTGCAACGCGGACACGGCTGGAGCGCGAGCGACGACCAGAACCATGCCCGTGTCGTCGTGCTGAGCCACACGCTGGCCGTCACCCTGTTCGGCGCGCGCGATCCGATCGGCCAGCGGATCGCCCTCGGCGAACAACGGATCGGCTTCCAGGTGATCGGCGTGGCCGGAAAGTGGAATCCGCAGCCGTTGTTCTATGCCGATCCGAACAGCAAGGGCGGCTTCGGCCAGCAGGACGACTTCTTCCTCCCGCTGTCCACCGCGATGGAGCTGGGGCTGGACACCAGCAACAGCGTCAGCAGCTGGGAAGCGTCCAACGGCAGCGGCCAGGCGCGACTCAAGAATCCTTCCACCAGTTGGCTGCAGTTCTGGGTGCAACTGGATACGCCGCAGCAGGTGGCGGCCTACCAGCGCTTCCTCTACGACTATGCCGCAACCCAACACGCCAGCGGACGCTTCCAACGCCCGCCGCAGCGCGCCCGGCTGTATGTGTTGATGGACTGGCTGCGCCACCTGCGGATGGTGCCCGACGACGTGCGCCTACAGACGGTGCTGGCGCTGGGCTTCCTGTGGGTCTGCCTGGTCAACGTGATCGCCCTATTGCTGGCGAAGTTCCTGCGCCGCGGCAGCGAGATCGGGGTGCGCCGCGCGCTCGGCGCCCGGCGTAGCCATGTGCTGCTGCAGCTCGGCAGCGAAGCCGCGCTGATCGGGCTGCTGGGGGGCGTCCTGGGAATCGCGATCGCCGAACTGGGACTGTGGAGTGTGCGCCAGCGCCCGGACGACTATGCCAGGCTCGCGCAGATGGACCTGCCGATGCTGCTGGCCACCGTGGCGCTGGCGGTGATCGCCGCGGTGCTGGCGGGCCTGCTGCCGGCCTGGCGGGCCAGCCGGATCAACCCCGCCCTGCAGATCAAGGACGTCTGA
- a CDS encoding FtsX-like permease family protein, which yields MNLPIRPILSSLQHHRLTAALLTLQVALTCAFVANAVFLIGGRIERLRTPTGLPEDELALISVRGLQGGDNAQAQQQADLMALRGIPGVKAAAAVDQTLPLTGGSHDYGDCADQQALERASAQRSMEVSGCIQATHYSGSPGFVQAMGARLIAGRDFHADEYAATSPSAVIVTRALAQQLWPGQAAVGKTLYGNGQTTVVGVVDDLLRPTLRSAAADRLVALSPELPSSSQTQYLLRSAPQDRDRVLAAASAVLAKAGPLRLIPSEGRRSFAQVRQRYFQRDATMIGLLLAATTGLLFVTALGIGGLASFWVQQRTRQIGIRRAIGATRRDILGYFQAENLLIVGSGSVLGMALALLLNQALMHHYDLPRLPLGYLPAAAVALLALGQLAVLWPAQRAAAVPPAVATRSA from the coding sequence ATGAACCTGCCGATCCGGCCCATCCTCTCCAGCCTGCAGCACCACCGCCTCACCGCCGCGCTGCTGACGCTGCAGGTCGCGCTGACCTGCGCCTTCGTCGCCAACGCGGTGTTCCTGATCGGCGGGCGGATCGAGCGGCTGCGCACCCCGACCGGCCTGCCCGAGGACGAACTCGCGCTGATCTCGGTCCGTGGCCTGCAGGGCGGCGACAATGCGCAGGCCCAGCAGCAGGCCGATCTGATGGCGCTGCGCGGCATTCCCGGGGTCAAGGCGGCAGCCGCGGTCGACCAGACCCTGCCGCTGACCGGCGGTTCCCACGACTATGGCGACTGTGCCGACCAGCAAGCGCTGGAACGCGCGAGCGCGCAGCGGTCGATGGAGGTTTCCGGTTGTATCCAGGCCACCCATTACTCCGGCTCGCCCGGCTTCGTGCAGGCCATGGGCGCGCGCCTGATCGCCGGCCGCGACTTCCATGCCGACGAATACGCCGCCACCTCCCCGAGTGCGGTGATCGTCACCCGCGCGTTGGCGCAGCAGCTGTGGCCAGGCCAGGCGGCCGTCGGCAAAACGCTCTACGGCAACGGCCAGACCACCGTCGTCGGCGTCGTCGATGACCTGCTGCGACCGACCCTGCGCAGCGCAGCGGCGGATCGCCTGGTCGCCCTGTCGCCGGAACTTCCCTCGAGCAGCCAGACCCAGTATCTGCTGCGTAGCGCACCGCAGGACCGCGATCGCGTGCTGGCCGCAGCGTCCGCCGTGCTGGCCAAGGCCGGCCCGCTGCGGCTGATCCCGAGCGAAGGGCGGCGCAGTTTCGCGCAAGTGCGGCAGCGCTACTTCCAGCGCGACGCCACCATGATCGGGCTACTGCTCGCGGCGACCACGGGCTTGCTGTTCGTCACCGCCCTGGGCATCGGCGGACTGGCCAGCTTCTGGGTGCAGCAGCGCACGCGCCAGATCGGCATCCGCCGCGCCATCGGCGCGACCCGCCGCGACATCCTGGGCTACTTCCAGGCCGAGAACCTGTTGATCGTGGGCAGCGGCAGCGTGCTGGGCATGGCGCTGGCGCTGCTGCTCAACCAGGCGCTGATGCACCACTACGATCTGCCGCGCCTGCCGCTGGGCTACCTGCCGGCCGCGGCCGTGGCCTTGCTCGCGCTCGGCCAGCTCGCGGTGTTGTGGCCGGCGCAACGCGCCGCCGCAGTGCCGCCGGCGGTGGCCACGCGCAGCGCCTGA
- a CDS encoding ABC transporter permease, with translation MDRFLVSLRRHKLLAALIVLQMAVSYPVLLALGALASQAHARMHAASGIGDDAQLLTLRLNGRVSAAAARREAAAVRALPGVLHVAAINQLPFGPERWGTLLGPRADGSGGQFLVTTYLGDPGLLQAMGLRLQRGRDFASDEYRNLASPNALHLAQRVILTRTLAARMFPGRDALGQAVYLGGAPPARVVGIVERLRAPGDGDGDSVILPLRLPDDGNALYVLRVAPGDPARVRARLAADAERIAPGRLHEVSSAGELRLRYQRVHRHRLMLLAAGAALWLFGTLATVYAISDAMVGQRSRQIALRRALGARAAQIRGHLRRENLLLCGLGIAMGAGIAALLRRAWLDAAALSLPPLSPLATALLLLGAGWLAMRGPARRAAQLSPAACR, from the coding sequence ATGGATCGGTTCCTGGTCTCGCTGCGCAGGCACAAGCTGCTGGCGGCGCTGATCGTGCTGCAGATGGCGGTCAGCTATCCGGTGCTGCTCGCCCTGGGCGCGTTGGCCAGCCAGGCGCATGCGCGGATGCATGCCGCCAGCGGCATCGGCGATGACGCGCAGCTGCTGACGCTGCGCCTCAACGGTCGCGTCTCCGCCGCGGCGGCGCGGCGCGAGGCGGCGGCCGTGCGTGCGCTCCCCGGCGTGCTGCACGTGGCCGCGATCAATCAGCTGCCGTTCGGACCGGAGCGATGGGGCACCCTGCTGGGCCCACGCGCCGACGGCAGCGGCGGGCAGTTCCTGGTCACCACCTACCTCGGCGATCCCGGCCTGCTGCAGGCGATGGGCCTGCGCCTGCAGCGCGGCCGCGACTTCGCCAGCGACGAGTATCGCAACCTCGCATCGCCCAACGCGCTGCATCTGGCGCAGCGGGTGATCCTGACCCGGACGCTGGCGGCGCGGATGTTCCCGGGTCGCGACGCGCTGGGGCAGGCGGTGTATCTGGGCGGCGCGCCGCCGGCGCGGGTGGTCGGCATCGTCGAGCGGTTGCGCGCGCCGGGCGATGGCGACGGGGACAGCGTCATCCTGCCGTTGCGCTTGCCCGATGACGGCAACGCGCTCTACGTGCTGCGGGTCGCGCCCGGCGATCCGGCGCGGGTCCGCGCGCGGCTGGCGGCGGATGCGGAACGGATCGCGCCGGGGCGGCTGCACGAGGTGAGCAGCGCCGGCGAACTGCGCTTGCGGTACCAGCGCGTGCATCGCCATCGGCTGATGCTGCTTGCCGCGGGCGCTGCGCTGTGGCTGTTCGGCACGCTGGCGACGGTCTACGCCATCAGCGACGCCATGGTCGGCCAACGCTCCCGGCAGATCGCGCTGCGGCGTGCGCTGGGCGCGCGCGCGGCGCAGATCCGCGGCCACCTGCGCCGCGAAAACCTGTTGCTGTGCGGCCTGGGCATCGCCATGGGCGCAGGGATCGCCGCACTGCTGCGGCGCGCCTGGCTGGATGCCGCGGCGCTGTCGCTGCCGCCGCTGTCGCCGCTGGCCACCGCCTTGCTGTTGCTCGGCGCCGGCTGGCTGGCGATGCGCGGCCCGGCCCGGCGCGCGGCGCAGCTGTCGCCTGCGGCCTGTCGGTGA